A single window of Bos javanicus breed banteng chromosome 19, ARS-OSU_banteng_1.0, whole genome shotgun sequence DNA harbors:
- the GGA3 gene encoding ADP-ribosylation factor-binding protein GGA3 isoform X2, translating to MAEAEGESLESWLNKATNPSNRQEDWEYIIGFCDQINKELEGPQIAVRLLAHKIQSPQEWEAVQALTVLEACMKNCGRRFHNEVGKFRFLNELIKVVSPKYLGDRVSEKVKTKIIELLYSWTLALPEESKIKDAYHMLKRQGIVHSDPLISVDRTLIPSPPPRPKNPVFDDEEKSKLLARLLKSKNPDDLQEANKLIKSMVKEDEARVQKVTERLHTLEEVDNSVKLLGEMLRHYNREGSAEADKELMKELFDRCENKRRTLFKLASETEDNDSSLGDILQASDNLSRVINSYKTVVEGQVVNGEVVTSAIPDLEGNQGTLIDLAEVEAPSGPPPALAPAPAGSGIPVLPPPPQASGPGRSHSAGQPEAPPGPSSTSNALSLLDEELLCLGLTDPAPSAPPAKAAGNSQWPLLQSERSDLDFFSPKPGPGACSPTDGPLLQPSVAPIGSSQAPVAPAGVPAPTASPFFSTGLASALAPKAEPIAPGHRGSALGDSTLHQLDALDQLLEEAKATSGLVKPATSSCFLGAAVPPLLPSGTSARPLLPLSAGPSSPLFQAQGSPMKGPELSLASVHVPLESIKPSSALPVTAYDKNGFRILFHFAKECPPGRPDVLVVVVSMLNTAPLPIKSIVLQAAVPKSMKVKLQPPSGTELSPFSPVQPPAAITQVMLLANPLKEKARLRYRLTFALGEQLSTEVGEVDQFPPVEQWGNL from the exons ATAAAGCCACCAATCCTTCTAACCGCCAGGAGGACTGGGAATACATAATTGGCTTTTGTGATCAGATCAACAAGGAGCTTGAAGG GCCACAGATCGCCGTCCGACTGCTGGCCCATAAGATCCAGTCTCCACAGGAATGGGAGGCAGTCCAGGCCCTGACG GTGCTGGAAGCCTGCATGAAGAACTGCGGGAGGAGGTTCCATAACGAAGTGGGGAAGTTCCGCTTTTTGAATGAGTTGATCAAGGTCGTCTCTCCGAAG TACCTGGGGGACAGGGTGTCTGAGAAAGTGAAGACCAAGATTATTGAGCTGCTTTATAGCTGGACGTTGGCCTTGCCGGAAGAATCAAAGATCAAGGATGCCTACCACATGTTGAAGAGACAGG GCATCGTGCATTCCGACCCGCTGATCTCTGTGGACAGGACGCTGATCCCGTCTCCACCACCTCGTCCCAAAAACCCCGTTTTTGATGACGAGGAGAAATCCAAG CTTTTAGCCAGGCTGTTGAAAAGCAAAAACCCGGACGACCTGCAGGAGGCCAACAAGCTCATCAAGTCCATGGTGAAGGAG GATGAGGCGCGGGTCCAGAAGGTGACCGAGCGTCTGCACACCTTAGAGGAGGTCGATAACAGCGTGAAGCTGCTCGGTGAGATGCTGCGTCACTACAACAGGGAGGGCTCTGCAGAGGCAGACAAGGAGCTCATGAAG GAGCTGTTTGATCGGTGTGAGAACAAGAGGCGGACGTTATTCAAACTCGCCAGCGAGACCGAGGACAATGACAGTAGTTTAG GGGACATCTTACAGGCCAGTGACAACCTCTCCCGGGTCATCAACTCTTACAAGACAGTCGTTGAAGGGCAGGTCGTCAACGGTGAGGTGGTGACCTCAGCCATTCCCGACTTGGAAG GAAACCAAGGCACTCTCATCGACCTTGCCGAGGTGGAGGCGCCGAGCGGCCCGCCCCCAGCGCTGGCCCCTGCCCCCGCCGgctcaggcatccctgtcctccCCCCGCCTCCCCAGGCCTCGGGCCCTGGGCGCAGCCACTCGGCCGGCCAGCCCGAGGCGCCCCCAGGGCCCAGCAGCACGAGCAACGCCCTCAGCCTGCTGGACGAGGAGCTGCTCTGCTTGG GCCTCACCGACCCGGCGCCCAGTGCTCCTCCCGCCAAGGCGGCTGGGAACAGCCAGTGGCCCCTGCTCCAG AGCGAGCGGTCAGACCTGGACTTCTTCAGCCCCAAACCCGGGCCGGGAGCCTGTAGCCCCACAGACGGgcctctcctccagccttcagtggCCCCCATAGGCAGTTCCCAGGCCCCGGTGGCCCCAGCTGGCGTTCCTGCCCCCACAGCCAGCCCCTTCTTCTCCACTGGCCTGGCCTCAGCTCTGGCCCCAAAGGCTGAGCCCATCGCCCCTGGGCACCGTGGTTCCGCTTTGGGCGACAGCACCCTGCACCAGCTGGATGCCCTCGACCAGCTTCTGGAAGAGGCCAAAGC GACCTCGGGCCTGGTGAAACCTGCCACCTCCAGCTGCTTCCTGGGCGCTGCCGTCCCCCCTCTGCTCCCCAGTGGCACCTCTGCTCGgcctctcctccccctctccGCGGGGCCCAGCAGCCctctcttccaggcccagggcagCCCCATGAAGGGGCCCGAGCTCTCCCTGGCCAGTGTCCACGTGCCCCTGGAGTCTATCAAACCTA GCAGCGCCCTTCCTGTGACAGCCTATGATAAAAACGGCTTCCGCATCCTCTTCCATTTTGCCAAGGAGTGTCCTCCAGGACGGCCTGacgtgctggtggtggtggtgtccaTGCTGAACACGGCTCCCTTGCCCATCAAGAGCATCGTGCTGCAGGCCGCAGTGCCCAAG tcaatgaaagtgaagttgcagcCACCCTCTGGGACAGAACTCTCTCCTTTCAGCCCCGTCCAGCCACCTGCAGCCATCACGCAGGTCATGCTGCTGGCCAACCCACTGAAG GAGAAGGCGAGGCTTCGGTACAGGCTGACCTTCGCCTTGGGGGAGCAGCTGAGCACCGAGGTGGGTGAGGTGGACCAGTTCCCCCCTGTGGAGCAGTGGGGGAACCTATGA
- the GGA3 gene encoding ADP-ribosylation factor-binding protein GGA3 isoform X1, which translates to MAEAEGESLESWLNKATNPSNRQEDWEYIIGFCDQINKELEGPQIAVRLLAHKIQSPQEWEAVQALTGRLSWLGASSGECCWPSARSWPERLASVLQVLEACMKNCGRRFHNEVGKFRFLNELIKVVSPKYLGDRVSEKVKTKIIELLYSWTLALPEESKIKDAYHMLKRQGIVHSDPLISVDRTLIPSPPPRPKNPVFDDEEKSKLLARLLKSKNPDDLQEANKLIKSMVKEDEARVQKVTERLHTLEEVDNSVKLLGEMLRHYNREGSAEADKELMKELFDRCENKRRTLFKLASETEDNDSSLGDILQASDNLSRVINSYKTVVEGQVVNGEVVTSAIPDLEGNQGTLIDLAEVEAPSGPPPALAPAPAGSGIPVLPPPPQASGPGRSHSAGQPEAPPGPSSTSNALSLLDEELLCLGLTDPAPSAPPAKAAGNSQWPLLQSERSDLDFFSPKPGPGACSPTDGPLLQPSVAPIGSSQAPVAPAGVPAPTASPFFSTGLASALAPKAEPIAPGHRGSALGDSTLHQLDALDQLLEEAKATSGLVKPATSSCFLGAAVPPLLPSGTSARPLLPLSAGPSSPLFQAQGSPMKGPELSLASVHVPLESIKPSSALPVTAYDKNGFRILFHFAKECPPGRPDVLVVVVSMLNTAPLPIKSIVLQAAVPKSMKVKLQPPSGTELSPFSPVQPPAAITQVMLLANPLKEKARLRYRLTFALGEQLSTEVGEVDQFPPVEQWGNL; encoded by the exons ATAAAGCCACCAATCCTTCTAACCGCCAGGAGGACTGGGAATACATAATTGGCTTTTGTGATCAGATCAACAAGGAGCTTGAAGG GCCACAGATCGCCGTCCGACTGCTGGCCCATAAGATCCAGTCTCCACAGGAATGGGAGGCAGTCCAGGCCCTGACG GGCCGCCTCTCCTGGTTAGGTGCTTCCTCGGGCGAGTGTTGCTGGCCAAGTGCCAGGTCCTGGCCTGAGCGCCTGGCCTCTGTGCTCCAGGTGCTGGAAGCCTGCATGAAGAACTGCGGGAGGAGGTTCCATAACGAAGTGGGGAAGTTCCGCTTTTTGAATGAGTTGATCAAGGTCGTCTCTCCGAAG TACCTGGGGGACAGGGTGTCTGAGAAAGTGAAGACCAAGATTATTGAGCTGCTTTATAGCTGGACGTTGGCCTTGCCGGAAGAATCAAAGATCAAGGATGCCTACCACATGTTGAAGAGACAGG GCATCGTGCATTCCGACCCGCTGATCTCTGTGGACAGGACGCTGATCCCGTCTCCACCACCTCGTCCCAAAAACCCCGTTTTTGATGACGAGGAGAAATCCAAG CTTTTAGCCAGGCTGTTGAAAAGCAAAAACCCGGACGACCTGCAGGAGGCCAACAAGCTCATCAAGTCCATGGTGAAGGAG GATGAGGCGCGGGTCCAGAAGGTGACCGAGCGTCTGCACACCTTAGAGGAGGTCGATAACAGCGTGAAGCTGCTCGGTGAGATGCTGCGTCACTACAACAGGGAGGGCTCTGCAGAGGCAGACAAGGAGCTCATGAAG GAGCTGTTTGATCGGTGTGAGAACAAGAGGCGGACGTTATTCAAACTCGCCAGCGAGACCGAGGACAATGACAGTAGTTTAG GGGACATCTTACAGGCCAGTGACAACCTCTCCCGGGTCATCAACTCTTACAAGACAGTCGTTGAAGGGCAGGTCGTCAACGGTGAGGTGGTGACCTCAGCCATTCCCGACTTGGAAG GAAACCAAGGCACTCTCATCGACCTTGCCGAGGTGGAGGCGCCGAGCGGCCCGCCCCCAGCGCTGGCCCCTGCCCCCGCCGgctcaggcatccctgtcctccCCCCGCCTCCCCAGGCCTCGGGCCCTGGGCGCAGCCACTCGGCCGGCCAGCCCGAGGCGCCCCCAGGGCCCAGCAGCACGAGCAACGCCCTCAGCCTGCTGGACGAGGAGCTGCTCTGCTTGG GCCTCACCGACCCGGCGCCCAGTGCTCCTCCCGCCAAGGCGGCTGGGAACAGCCAGTGGCCCCTGCTCCAG AGCGAGCGGTCAGACCTGGACTTCTTCAGCCCCAAACCCGGGCCGGGAGCCTGTAGCCCCACAGACGGgcctctcctccagccttcagtggCCCCCATAGGCAGTTCCCAGGCCCCGGTGGCCCCAGCTGGCGTTCCTGCCCCCACAGCCAGCCCCTTCTTCTCCACTGGCCTGGCCTCAGCTCTGGCCCCAAAGGCTGAGCCCATCGCCCCTGGGCACCGTGGTTCCGCTTTGGGCGACAGCACCCTGCACCAGCTGGATGCCCTCGACCAGCTTCTGGAAGAGGCCAAAGC GACCTCGGGCCTGGTGAAACCTGCCACCTCCAGCTGCTTCCTGGGCGCTGCCGTCCCCCCTCTGCTCCCCAGTGGCACCTCTGCTCGgcctctcctccccctctccGCGGGGCCCAGCAGCCctctcttccaggcccagggcagCCCCATGAAGGGGCCCGAGCTCTCCCTGGCCAGTGTCCACGTGCCCCTGGAGTCTATCAAACCTA GCAGCGCCCTTCCTGTGACAGCCTATGATAAAAACGGCTTCCGCATCCTCTTCCATTTTGCCAAGGAGTGTCCTCCAGGACGGCCTGacgtgctggtggtggtggtgtccaTGCTGAACACGGCTCCCTTGCCCATCAAGAGCATCGTGCTGCAGGCCGCAGTGCCCAAG tcaatgaaagtgaagttgcagcCACCCTCTGGGACAGAACTCTCTCCTTTCAGCCCCGTCCAGCCACCTGCAGCCATCACGCAGGTCATGCTGCTGGCCAACCCACTGAAG GAGAAGGCGAGGCTTCGGTACAGGCTGACCTTCGCCTTGGGGGAGCAGCTGAGCACCGAGGTGGGTGAGGTGGACCAGTTCCCCCCTGTGGAGCAGTGGGGGAACCTATGA
- the GGA3 gene encoding ADP-ribosylation factor-binding protein GGA3 isoform X3, translated as MAEAEGESLESWLNKATNPSNRQEDWEYIIGFCDQINKELEGPQIAVRLLAHKIQSPQEWEAVQALTVLEACMKNCGRRFHNEVGKFRFLNELIKVVSPKYLGDRVSEKVKTKIIELLYSWTLALPEESKIKDAYHMLKRQGIVHSDPLISVDRTLIPSPPPRPKNPVFDDEEKSKLLARLLKSKNPDDLQEANKLIKSMVKEDEARVQKVTERLHTLEEVDNSVKLLGEMLRHYNREGSAEADKELMKELFDRCENKRRTLFKLASETEDNDSSLGDILQASDNLSRVINSYKTVVEGQVVNGEVVTSAIPDLEGNQGTLIDLAEVEAPSGPPPALAPAPAGSGIPVLPPPPQASGPGRSHSAGQPEAPPGPSSTSNALSLLDEELLCLGLTDPAPSAPPAKAAGNSQWPLLQSERSDLDFFSPKPGPGACSPTDGPLLQPSVAPIGSSQAPVAPAGVPAPTASPFFSTGLASALAPKAEPIAPGHRGSALGDSTLHQLDALDQLLEEAKATSGLVKPATSSCFLGAAVPPLLPSGTSARPLLPLSAGPSSPLFQAQGSPMKGPELSLASVHVPLESIKPSSALPVTAYDKNGFRILFHFAKECPPGRPDVLVVVVSMLNTAPLPIKSIVLQAAVPKEPVSLFSQ; from the exons ATAAAGCCACCAATCCTTCTAACCGCCAGGAGGACTGGGAATACATAATTGGCTTTTGTGATCAGATCAACAAGGAGCTTGAAGG GCCACAGATCGCCGTCCGACTGCTGGCCCATAAGATCCAGTCTCCACAGGAATGGGAGGCAGTCCAGGCCCTGACG GTGCTGGAAGCCTGCATGAAGAACTGCGGGAGGAGGTTCCATAACGAAGTGGGGAAGTTCCGCTTTTTGAATGAGTTGATCAAGGTCGTCTCTCCGAAG TACCTGGGGGACAGGGTGTCTGAGAAAGTGAAGACCAAGATTATTGAGCTGCTTTATAGCTGGACGTTGGCCTTGCCGGAAGAATCAAAGATCAAGGATGCCTACCACATGTTGAAGAGACAGG GCATCGTGCATTCCGACCCGCTGATCTCTGTGGACAGGACGCTGATCCCGTCTCCACCACCTCGTCCCAAAAACCCCGTTTTTGATGACGAGGAGAAATCCAAG CTTTTAGCCAGGCTGTTGAAAAGCAAAAACCCGGACGACCTGCAGGAGGCCAACAAGCTCATCAAGTCCATGGTGAAGGAG GATGAGGCGCGGGTCCAGAAGGTGACCGAGCGTCTGCACACCTTAGAGGAGGTCGATAACAGCGTGAAGCTGCTCGGTGAGATGCTGCGTCACTACAACAGGGAGGGCTCTGCAGAGGCAGACAAGGAGCTCATGAAG GAGCTGTTTGATCGGTGTGAGAACAAGAGGCGGACGTTATTCAAACTCGCCAGCGAGACCGAGGACAATGACAGTAGTTTAG GGGACATCTTACAGGCCAGTGACAACCTCTCCCGGGTCATCAACTCTTACAAGACAGTCGTTGAAGGGCAGGTCGTCAACGGTGAGGTGGTGACCTCAGCCATTCCCGACTTGGAAG GAAACCAAGGCACTCTCATCGACCTTGCCGAGGTGGAGGCGCCGAGCGGCCCGCCCCCAGCGCTGGCCCCTGCCCCCGCCGgctcaggcatccctgtcctccCCCCGCCTCCCCAGGCCTCGGGCCCTGGGCGCAGCCACTCGGCCGGCCAGCCCGAGGCGCCCCCAGGGCCCAGCAGCACGAGCAACGCCCTCAGCCTGCTGGACGAGGAGCTGCTCTGCTTGG GCCTCACCGACCCGGCGCCCAGTGCTCCTCCCGCCAAGGCGGCTGGGAACAGCCAGTGGCCCCTGCTCCAG AGCGAGCGGTCAGACCTGGACTTCTTCAGCCCCAAACCCGGGCCGGGAGCCTGTAGCCCCACAGACGGgcctctcctccagccttcagtggCCCCCATAGGCAGTTCCCAGGCCCCGGTGGCCCCAGCTGGCGTTCCTGCCCCCACAGCCAGCCCCTTCTTCTCCACTGGCCTGGCCTCAGCTCTGGCCCCAAAGGCTGAGCCCATCGCCCCTGGGCACCGTGGTTCCGCTTTGGGCGACAGCACCCTGCACCAGCTGGATGCCCTCGACCAGCTTCTGGAAGAGGCCAAAGC GACCTCGGGCCTGGTGAAACCTGCCACCTCCAGCTGCTTCCTGGGCGCTGCCGTCCCCCCTCTGCTCCCCAGTGGCACCTCTGCTCGgcctctcctccccctctccGCGGGGCCCAGCAGCCctctcttccaggcccagggcagCCCCATGAAGGGGCCCGAGCTCTCCCTGGCCAGTGTCCACGTGCCCCTGGAGTCTATCAAACCTA GCAGCGCCCTTCCTGTGACAGCCTATGATAAAAACGGCTTCCGCATCCTCTTCCATTTTGCCAAGGAGTGTCCTCCAGGACGGCCTGacgtgctggtggtggtggtgtccaTGCTGAACACGGCTCCCTTGCCCATCAAGAGCATCGTGCTGCAGGCCGCAGTGCCCAAG GAACCTGTCTCTCTCTTTAgtcaatga
- the GGA3 gene encoding ADP-ribosylation factor-binding protein GGA3 isoform X4 — translation MKNCGRRFHNEVGKFRFLNELIKVVSPKYLGDRVSEKVKTKIIELLYSWTLALPEESKIKDAYHMLKRQGIVHSDPLISVDRTLIPSPPPRPKNPVFDDEEKSKLLARLLKSKNPDDLQEANKLIKSMVKEDEARVQKVTERLHTLEEVDNSVKLLGEMLRHYNREGSAEADKELMKELFDRCENKRRTLFKLASETEDNDSSLGDILQASDNLSRVINSYKTVVEGQVVNGEVVTSAIPDLEGNQGTLIDLAEVEAPSGPPPALAPAPAGSGIPVLPPPPQASGPGRSHSAGQPEAPPGPSSTSNALSLLDEELLCLGLTDPAPSAPPAKAAGNSQWPLLQSERSDLDFFSPKPGPGACSPTDGPLLQPSVAPIGSSQAPVAPAGVPAPTASPFFSTGLASALAPKAEPIAPGHRGSALGDSTLHQLDALDQLLEEAKATSGLVKPATSSCFLGAAVPPLLPSGTSARPLLPLSAGPSSPLFQAQGSPMKGPELSLASVHVPLESIKPSSALPVTAYDKNGFRILFHFAKECPPGRPDVLVVVVSMLNTAPLPIKSIVLQAAVPKSMKVKLQPPSGTELSPFSPVQPPAAITQVMLLANPLKEKARLRYRLTFALGEQLSTEVGEVDQFPPVEQWGNL, via the exons ATGAAGAACTGCGGGAGGAGGTTCCATAACGAAGTGGGGAAGTTCCGCTTTTTGAATGAGTTGATCAAGGTCGTCTCTCCGAAG TACCTGGGGGACAGGGTGTCTGAGAAAGTGAAGACCAAGATTATTGAGCTGCTTTATAGCTGGACGTTGGCCTTGCCGGAAGAATCAAAGATCAAGGATGCCTACCACATGTTGAAGAGACAGG GCATCGTGCATTCCGACCCGCTGATCTCTGTGGACAGGACGCTGATCCCGTCTCCACCACCTCGTCCCAAAAACCCCGTTTTTGATGACGAGGAGAAATCCAAG CTTTTAGCCAGGCTGTTGAAAAGCAAAAACCCGGACGACCTGCAGGAGGCCAACAAGCTCATCAAGTCCATGGTGAAGGAG GATGAGGCGCGGGTCCAGAAGGTGACCGAGCGTCTGCACACCTTAGAGGAGGTCGATAACAGCGTGAAGCTGCTCGGTGAGATGCTGCGTCACTACAACAGGGAGGGCTCTGCAGAGGCAGACAAGGAGCTCATGAAG GAGCTGTTTGATCGGTGTGAGAACAAGAGGCGGACGTTATTCAAACTCGCCAGCGAGACCGAGGACAATGACAGTAGTTTAG GGGACATCTTACAGGCCAGTGACAACCTCTCCCGGGTCATCAACTCTTACAAGACAGTCGTTGAAGGGCAGGTCGTCAACGGTGAGGTGGTGACCTCAGCCATTCCCGACTTGGAAG GAAACCAAGGCACTCTCATCGACCTTGCCGAGGTGGAGGCGCCGAGCGGCCCGCCCCCAGCGCTGGCCCCTGCCCCCGCCGgctcaggcatccctgtcctccCCCCGCCTCCCCAGGCCTCGGGCCCTGGGCGCAGCCACTCGGCCGGCCAGCCCGAGGCGCCCCCAGGGCCCAGCAGCACGAGCAACGCCCTCAGCCTGCTGGACGAGGAGCTGCTCTGCTTGG GCCTCACCGACCCGGCGCCCAGTGCTCCTCCCGCCAAGGCGGCTGGGAACAGCCAGTGGCCCCTGCTCCAG AGCGAGCGGTCAGACCTGGACTTCTTCAGCCCCAAACCCGGGCCGGGAGCCTGTAGCCCCACAGACGGgcctctcctccagccttcagtggCCCCCATAGGCAGTTCCCAGGCCCCGGTGGCCCCAGCTGGCGTTCCTGCCCCCACAGCCAGCCCCTTCTTCTCCACTGGCCTGGCCTCAGCTCTGGCCCCAAAGGCTGAGCCCATCGCCCCTGGGCACCGTGGTTCCGCTTTGGGCGACAGCACCCTGCACCAGCTGGATGCCCTCGACCAGCTTCTGGAAGAGGCCAAAGC GACCTCGGGCCTGGTGAAACCTGCCACCTCCAGCTGCTTCCTGGGCGCTGCCGTCCCCCCTCTGCTCCCCAGTGGCACCTCTGCTCGgcctctcctccccctctccGCGGGGCCCAGCAGCCctctcttccaggcccagggcagCCCCATGAAGGGGCCCGAGCTCTCCCTGGCCAGTGTCCACGTGCCCCTGGAGTCTATCAAACCTA GCAGCGCCCTTCCTGTGACAGCCTATGATAAAAACGGCTTCCGCATCCTCTTCCATTTTGCCAAGGAGTGTCCTCCAGGACGGCCTGacgtgctggtggtggtggtgtccaTGCTGAACACGGCTCCCTTGCCCATCAAGAGCATCGTGCTGCAGGCCGCAGTGCCCAAG tcaatgaaagtgaagttgcagcCACCCTCTGGGACAGAACTCTCTCCTTTCAGCCCCGTCCAGCCACCTGCAGCCATCACGCAGGTCATGCTGCTGGCCAACCCACTGAAG GAGAAGGCGAGGCTTCGGTACAGGCTGACCTTCGCCTTGGGGGAGCAGCTGAGCACCGAGGTGGGTGAGGTGGACCAGTTCCCCCCTGTGGAGCAGTGGGGGAACCTATGA